From Bacillus pumilus, one genomic window encodes:
- a CDS encoding HPr family phosphocarrier protein: MVEKTVTIQLKTGLQARPAALFVQEANRFGAEIFLEKDGKKVNAKSIMGLMSLAISSGVTVTLIADGADEQEAIDALTDFINQEN; this comes from the coding sequence ATGGTGGAAAAAACGGTCACCATCCAGTTAAAAACAGGCTTGCAGGCACGTCCCGCTGCTTTGTTTGTACAAGAAGCCAATCGCTTTGGGGCTGAAATTTTTCTAGAGAAGGACGGAAAAAAAGTCAATGCGAAGAGCATTATGGGTCTCATGAGCCTTGCGATCAGCTCTGGGGTCACTGTCACACTGATAGCAGATGGTGCGGATGAACAAGAAGCCATTGATGCGTTAACGGATTTTATCAATCAAGAAAACTGA
- the hisA gene encoding 1-(5-phosphoribosyl)-5-[(5-phosphoribosylamino)methylideneamino]imidazole-4-carboxamide isomerase, with the protein MSEFTLYPAIDMRNGKCVRLVQGDYDQETIYGDSPLDMAARFANEGAKWIHLVDLDGAKAGNRVNHEHVLAIASSLDVNVQIGGGIRTEEDVAFYINKGVARVILGSSAVSNPAFVKKMLAQYGEKIAIGIDARNGFVSTEGWLETSKVKAEELGKELAKEGAEVFIFTDIQMDGMLSGPNVESTVRLAEATGKQVIASGGVSALADLQKLSVQKQSGVSGAIIGKALYTKRFTLAEAIEGLDRV; encoded by the coding sequence ATGAGTGAATTTACATTGTATCCAGCGATTGATATGAGAAATGGCAAATGTGTACGGCTTGTGCAAGGAGATTATGATCAAGAAACCATTTATGGAGATTCGCCGCTTGATATGGCTGCGCGGTTTGCAAATGAAGGAGCAAAGTGGATTCATCTCGTTGACTTAGATGGTGCGAAAGCAGGGAATCGCGTCAATCATGAGCATGTACTGGCGATTGCTTCATCCTTAGATGTGAATGTACAAATTGGCGGCGGCATTCGGACAGAAGAAGACGTTGCCTTTTATATAAACAAAGGTGTAGCTAGAGTCATCCTTGGCAGCTCCGCTGTTTCTAATCCCGCCTTTGTGAAAAAAATGCTGGCGCAATATGGGGAGAAAATAGCGATTGGGATCGATGCGCGAAATGGCTTTGTATCGACTGAGGGGTGGCTTGAAACGTCGAAAGTGAAGGCGGAGGAACTCGGCAAAGAATTGGCAAAGGAAGGTGCGGAGGTCTTTATTTTCACGGATATTCAAATGGATGGCATGCTGTCTGGACCCAATGTGGAAAGTACAGTTCGTTTAGCAGAAGCTACTGGCAAACAAGTCATTGCTTCAGGTGGTGTAAGCGCGCTAGCTGATCTTCAAAAGCTGTCAGTACAAAAACAGTCAGGTGTTTCTGGTGCGATCATCGGAAAAGCCCTTTACACGAAGCGGTTTACTTTAGCTGAAGCAATTGAAGGGCTTGACCGCGTATGA
- the hisF gene encoding imidazole glycerol phosphate synthase subunit HisF, whose amino-acid sequence MMTKRIIPCLDVKEGRVVKGVQFLGLKDAGDPVELAQMYDEEGADELVFLDISASHEGRKTMVDVVKQVASTLAIPFTVGGGINHLDDMKRLLRAGADKVSVNTAAVLRPELISEGADFFGSQCIVVAIDAKYDEEKKEYMVYTHGGRRQTDIEVSDWAKEAVLRGAGEILLTSMDVDGEKTGFDHRLTKLVSEAVTVPVIASGGAGNAQHMLEAFTKGEADAALAASIFHYKETSIQEVKTYLREHGVKVR is encoded by the coding sequence ATGATGACAAAACGAATCATCCCATGTCTCGATGTGAAGGAAGGGCGTGTGGTCAAAGGGGTGCAATTCCTCGGCTTAAAGGATGCTGGTGATCCGGTAGAATTAGCGCAGATGTATGATGAGGAAGGTGCGGATGAACTTGTCTTTCTTGATATTTCTGCCTCTCATGAAGGCCGGAAAACGATGGTGGATGTGGTCAAGCAAGTGGCGTCCACTCTTGCCATCCCTTTTACGGTAGGCGGCGGAATTAACCACCTTGATGACATGAAGCGCTTATTAAGAGCGGGTGCAGACAAAGTATCTGTGAACACAGCGGCAGTTTTAAGACCAGAACTGATTTCAGAAGGCGCCGATTTCTTTGGTTCCCAGTGCATCGTCGTCGCAATAGATGCAAAGTACGATGAAGAGAAAAAAGAGTACATGGTCTACACACACGGAGGGCGCCGTCAAACGGATATAGAGGTCAGCGATTGGGCAAAAGAAGCCGTGCTGAGGGGAGCAGGAGAGATTTTACTGACAAGTATGGATGTTGACGGTGAGAAAACAGGCTTTGATCATCGATTAACAAAGCTTGTGTCAGAAGCCGTCACCGTGCCTGTCATTGCCTCGGGAGGCGCTGGCAATGCCCAGCATATGCTGGAGGCATTTACAAAAGGAGAAGCTGATGCAGCATTAGCAGCCTCCATTTTCCATTATAAAGAGACTTCAATTCAAGAGGTAAAGACATACTTGAGAGAACACGGGGTGAAGGTCAGATGA
- the hisIE gene encoding bifunctional phosphoribosyl-AMP cyclohydrolase/phosphoribosyl-ATP diphosphatase HisIE, translating into MKQANELSFNEAGLIPAIVQDAQSKEVLTLAYMNQESYEKTLETGETWFYSRSRNELWHKGATSGHTQRVTSIRYDCDKDALLVLVTPSGPACHTGSYSCFSEEGVKLQTEEQDRFAILNELEQVIAKRQTEMPEGAYTTYLFEKGVDKILKKVGEEASEVIIAAKNRDQEELKWETADLLYHLLVLLREQQLPLDEVLKVLKKRHQGE; encoded by the coding sequence ATGAAACAGGCAAACGAATTATCCTTTAATGAGGCAGGCCTGATACCTGCGATTGTACAGGATGCTCAAAGTAAGGAAGTATTGACATTGGCGTATATGAATCAAGAATCCTATGAAAAAACACTGGAGACAGGGGAAACATGGTTTTACAGCCGGTCGAGAAACGAGCTTTGGCACAAAGGCGCCACATCTGGGCATACTCAGCGAGTCACATCCATTCGATATGACTGTGACAAAGATGCTCTGCTTGTTCTTGTCACACCAAGTGGACCAGCCTGCCATACTGGCAGCTATAGCTGCTTTTCGGAAGAAGGCGTGAAGCTTCAAACGGAAGAGCAGGATCGTTTTGCGATTTTAAATGAACTTGAACAGGTGATTGCAAAACGTCAGACAGAAATGCCAGAAGGCGCTTATACAACCTATCTATTTGAAAAAGGGGTCGATAAAATCCTAAAAAAGGTAGGGGAAGAAGCGTCAGAGGTCATCATTGCAGCGAAAAACCGGGATCAAGAAGAATTGAAATGGGAAACAGCCGATCTCCTGTATCATCTGCTTGTGTTATTACGTGAACAGCAATTGCCGCTTGATGAGGTATTAAAAGTATTAAAAAAGCGTCATCAAGGTGAGTGA
- a CDS encoding tetratricopeptide repeat protein: MSKYTSQNNHTQVVQLFQDGHYFFHKGLKAYRERNLSKASKLIQRAIVLEPENVEMLSQLAIIYTEMGHYQQSNELLDFILEHIDENMSECHYFKANNYANLGLFQEAYKSATAYASLEENGEFADENDDLLDLLDMSDEEDEDFPYDQDDLIVKQDQANHLLESGRLDEAIEMLEQMIVEYPEFWSAYNNLALAYFYSGQIHQAKEMLNRVLHENPGNLHALCNQLVFYHYEKEEEKVNTLAKQLTHVYPILSEQRYKLGATFALVGEFEWAFKWLYSLYKTGFQGDSTFLYWLASAAYYTGHKTLAQTVWNKMVEEDIDADEIKPWQDKPEETEPMVSIEERLTAYYVSKQKGERDVLQSVLDAHAAKTAFEQQFIELLLYEDEMEVRSFSEDAVFAKQAASSLEEAVQPDSHMPYFWLFHIIQQARASGVDKKNAPAWAAASYYLWMKEQEESAVSKKEIAASFQISVQTLSKYEQVICALID, translated from the coding sequence GTGAGTAAATACACTTCTCAAAATAATCACACACAAGTCGTCCAGCTATTCCAAGATGGGCATTACTTTTTTCATAAAGGTCTAAAAGCTTATAGAGAAAGAAATCTATCTAAAGCGAGTAAGCTGATACAGCGGGCTATCGTACTTGAGCCTGAAAATGTAGAAATGCTATCACAGCTTGCCATTATTTATACTGAAATGGGTCATTACCAACAATCAAATGAACTGCTTGATTTCATACTTGAACATATCGATGAAAACATGTCTGAGTGTCACTATTTTAAAGCCAATAATTATGCGAACCTAGGACTCTTTCAAGAGGCATATAAGTCAGCTACTGCCTATGCTTCATTGGAAGAGAACGGGGAATTTGCAGATGAAAATGACGATCTCCTCGACCTGCTCGATATGAGCGACGAAGAGGACGAAGATTTTCCTTACGATCAGGATGACCTGATTGTCAAGCAGGATCAAGCGAATCACTTGCTAGAAAGCGGCAGGCTTGATGAAGCCATTGAAATGCTGGAACAGATGATTGTTGAGTATCCAGAATTTTGGTCAGCGTATAATAATCTCGCTTTGGCCTATTTTTATTCTGGTCAAATCCATCAGGCGAAAGAGATGTTGAACCGGGTTCTTCATGAAAATCCGGGTAATCTGCATGCCCTTTGCAACCAGCTTGTCTTCTATCATTATGAAAAAGAAGAAGAAAAGGTCAATACGTTAGCGAAGCAATTAACGCACGTGTATCCAATATTAAGTGAACAGCGTTATAAGCTTGGCGCAACATTTGCCCTAGTTGGAGAATTTGAATGGGCCTTTAAATGGCTTTATTCTTTGTACAAAACAGGCTTTCAGGGAGATAGTACATTTTTATACTGGCTCGCAAGCGCAGCTTATTATACAGGCCACAAAACGCTTGCACAGACGGTTTGGAATAAGATGGTCGAAGAAGATATCGATGCAGATGAAATCAAGCCGTGGCAGGATAAACCCGAGGAGACTGAGCCAATGGTCTCCATTGAGGAGCGGCTGACTGCGTACTATGTGAGCAAACAAAAAGGGGAACGTGACGTTCTTCAATCTGTCCTTGATGCACACGCAGCGAAAACAGCCTTCGAACAGCAATTCATCGAACTGCTCTTATACGAAGATGAAATGGAAGTGCGGTCGTTTTCAGAAGATGCGGTTTTCGCAAAACAGGCGGCATCCAGCTTGGAAGAAGCTGTTCAGCCTGACAGCCATATGCCTTATTTTTGGTTATTCCATATTATTCAGCAGGCACGTGCTTCTGGCGTAGATAAGAAAAATGCGCCTGCATGGGCAGCAGCATCTTATTATTTATGGATGAAGGAGCAAGAAGAATCAGCTGTGAGCAAAAAAGAGATTGCAGCCTCTTTTCAAATCAGCGTTCAAACACTGTCTAAATATGAACAAGTCATTTGTGCGTTAATCGATTAA
- the hisH gene encoding imidazole glycerol phosphate synthase subunit HisH — protein MIGVIDYGMGNLFSVSKALERAGASYIVSSDVEELKKADAYILPGVGSFRDAMQLLKQTGLEEFIHQVVQEGKLLFGICLGMQLLFEESEEAGRTKGLGLLKGRVVLLKDRDQDGQRLKVPHMGWNELTFHQPSPLFDGVPEGFAYFVHSYYVSDMNPKEQLASADYGVQVPAVVGKGNVLGAQFHPEKSSTTGMALLKQFIQLANEQRVNK, from the coding sequence ATGATCGGAGTCATTGATTACGGAATGGGAAATTTGTTCAGCGTATCAAAAGCATTGGAACGAGCAGGTGCCAGTTATATCGTCTCCTCTGATGTGGAGGAGCTCAAAAAGGCAGATGCTTATATTTTGCCTGGGGTCGGTTCGTTTCGTGATGCGATGCAGCTGTTAAAACAGACAGGACTTGAAGAGTTTATCCACCAAGTTGTGCAGGAAGGAAAGCTGCTATTTGGTATTTGTCTTGGGATGCAGCTGTTATTTGAAGAAAGTGAAGAGGCAGGACGTACGAAAGGTTTGGGGCTGTTAAAAGGGCGTGTCGTTCTTTTAAAGGATCGCGACCAGGATGGGCAAAGGCTGAAGGTGCCTCATATGGGGTGGAATGAGCTCACATTTCATCAGCCCTCCCCATTGTTTGATGGTGTACCGGAAGGATTTGCGTACTTTGTTCACTCTTATTATGTAAGTGATATGAATCCAAAAGAGCAATTAGCAAGTGCGGATTATGGCGTTCAAGTACCAGCAGTTGTCGGCAAGGGGAATGTGCTTGGCGCACAGTTTCACCCTGAAAAAAGCAGTACAACGGGAATGGCGCTGCTCAAACAATTTATTCAATTAGCAAACGAACAGAGGGTGAACAAATGA
- a CDS encoding gluconeogenesis factor YvcK family protein: MTTLPKVVILGGGTGLSVLLRGLKTKPVDITAIVTVADDGGSSGRLRHDLNIPPPGDIRNVLAALSDVEPLVEDLFQHRFNKGNDLTGHSLGNLILAAMTNITGDFFHAVTEMSKVLNVRGKVLPAANSSVVLHAELENGQVVTGESKIPTYGERIKRVFLTPDTIEPLPESIQVIREADLIVIGPGSLYTSILPNLLVPHIGEEVIRSKAKKVYICNVMTQPGETLSYSAADHVQALNDHMVRPFIDTIFVNNKEIPEEIKAKYAEEQAQPVQFDTDVLKAMGLEVIPGEIITYDQHVIRHDTLKVASLLVDLLHKKK; the protein is encoded by the coding sequence ATGACGACACTTCCAAAGGTGGTCATTCTTGGTGGGGGCACTGGCTTATCTGTTTTGCTCAGAGGGCTAAAAACAAAGCCAGTGGACATTACCGCTATTGTAACGGTTGCTGATGACGGAGGCAGCTCAGGCAGACTGCGGCATGATTTGAATATTCCGCCTCCAGGCGATATTCGAAATGTCCTTGCAGCTCTCTCTGATGTTGAACCGCTTGTAGAAGACTTATTTCAGCACCGTTTTAACAAAGGGAATGACTTAACAGGCCACTCTCTTGGCAACCTCATTCTTGCGGCCATGACAAATATAACCGGTGATTTTTTTCATGCCGTCACAGAAATGAGCAAGGTCTTAAATGTGAGAGGAAAAGTCTTGCCAGCAGCGAATTCAAGTGTTGTTCTTCATGCTGAATTAGAAAACGGGCAAGTGGTGACAGGAGAATCAAAAATCCCAACCTACGGTGAGCGAATTAAACGAGTGTTCCTCACACCCGATACGATTGAACCGCTCCCAGAATCGATTCAAGTCATTCGTGAAGCTGATTTGATCGTCATTGGGCCAGGCAGCTTGTATACGAGTATCCTGCCAAACTTGCTTGTACCGCATATTGGCGAAGAAGTGATTCGCTCGAAGGCGAAAAAAGTGTATATTTGCAATGTCATGACGCAGCCAGGGGAAACGCTTTCCTACAGTGCAGCTGATCATGTGCAGGCATTAAATGATCATATGGTTCGTCCATTTATCGATACCATTTTTGTGAACAATAAAGAAATTCCAGAAGAGATCAAAGCAAAATATGCAGAAGAACAGGCACAGCCTGTACAGTTCGACACAGATGTACTCAAGGCAATGGGACTGGAAGTCATCCCTGGGGAAATCATTACATATGACCAGCATGTGATTCGTCACGACACGCTGAAAGTAGCCTCGCTGCTTGTCGACCTGCTGCATAAGAAAAAATAG
- the whiA gene encoding DNA-binding protein WhiA, which produces MSFASETKKELTNLDVKDCCTKAELSALIRMNGSLSFSNRKLILDIQTENAAIARRIYTLLKKKYDVTVELLVRKKMRLKKNNVYIVRLVERAKTILEDLKILGEQFVFERNISEELVKKRCCKRSYMRGAFLAGGSVNNPETSSYHLEIFSLYKEHNDALCELMNQFQLNSKTLERKKGYITYMKEAEKITEFLSVVGAHNSLLRFEDVRIVRDMRNSVNRLVNCETANLNKTIGASLRQVENIQFIDEKIGLDALPDKLREIAKLRVDYQEVTLKELGEMVESGKISKSGINHRLRKLDQIAEQLRNGQAVTLK; this is translated from the coding sequence ATGTCATTTGCATCCGAAACAAAAAAAGAGCTGACTAATCTGGACGTGAAGGACTGCTGCACAAAAGCAGAGCTTTCTGCCCTCATCCGTATGAACGGTTCATTATCTTTCTCTAATCGAAAATTAATTCTAGATATACAGACAGAGAACGCAGCCATCGCAAGACGGATTTATACGCTGCTGAAAAAGAAATATGATGTCACAGTCGAGCTGCTCGTTCGTAAGAAAATGAGATTAAAAAAGAATAATGTGTATATTGTCAGACTGGTAGAACGAGCGAAAACCATTTTAGAGGATTTGAAAATATTAGGTGAGCAATTTGTATTTGAGCGCAATATTTCAGAAGAGCTTGTAAAGAAAAGATGCTGCAAGCGCTCCTATATGAGAGGTGCTTTTTTAGCAGGCGGTTCTGTGAATAATCCAGAAACGTCTTCCTATCACCTTGAGATTTTTTCACTATATAAAGAACACAATGATGCCCTTTGTGAGCTGATGAATCAATTTCAACTCAACAGTAAAACACTTGAGCGTAAAAAAGGATACATCACGTATATGAAAGAAGCCGAAAAAATTACCGAATTCTTAAGCGTTGTAGGTGCGCATAATTCACTTCTTCGCTTCGAAGACGTTCGGATCGTCCGTGATATGCGAAATTCCGTGAACCGGCTCGTCAATTGTGAAACAGCAAACTTGAATAAAACGATTGGTGCATCACTGCGCCAGGTCGAGAACATTCAATTCATTGATGAAAAAATTGGACTTGATGCCCTGCCGGATAAGCTGCGTGAAATTGCAAAACTGCGAGTCGACTATCAAGAGGTTACGCTAAAGGAACTGGGAGAAATGGTGGAAAGCGGCAAGATCAGCAAATCAGGCATTAACCACCGCTTAAGAAAGCTAGATCAAATTGCAGAACAATTACGAAACGGACAAGCTGTTACACTCAAATAG
- the trxB gene encoding thioredoxin-disulfide reductase, which translates to MSEEKIYDTIIIGAGPAGMTAAVYTSRGNLSTLMIERGIPGGQMANTEDVENYPGFESILGPELSNKMFEHAKKFGAEYAYGDIKEIVDGEEYKIVKAGSKEYKGRSVIIAAGAEYKKIGAPGEKELGGRGVSYCAVCDGAFFKNKELVVIGGGDSAVEEGVYLTRFASKVTIVHRRDKLRAQSILQARAFDNEKIDFMWNKTVKQINEENGKVGSVTLIDTVTGEEEDFKTDGVFIYIGMLPLSKPFENLGITNEEGYIETNERMETRVEGIFAAGDIREKTLRQIVTATGDGSIAAQSAQHYVEELAEKLKAAK; encoded by the coding sequence GTGTCAGAAGAAAAAATCTACGATACGATCATCATTGGAGCGGGACCTGCCGGAATGACAGCCGCTGTTTATACATCACGGGGAAATCTTTCAACATTGATGATTGAAAGAGGGATTCCAGGCGGTCAAATGGCAAATACGGAAGATGTCGAGAACTATCCTGGCTTTGAAAGCATTTTAGGGCCAGAACTTTCAAATAAAATGTTTGAGCATGCGAAGAAATTCGGTGCTGAGTATGCATATGGCGATATCAAAGAAATCGTAGACGGTGAAGAGTACAAAATCGTCAAAGCCGGTTCAAAAGAATACAAAGGACGCTCTGTCATTATTGCGGCAGGTGCTGAATACAAAAAAATCGGTGCACCAGGTGAAAAAGAACTTGGCGGCCGGGGCGTCTCTTACTGTGCAGTATGTGACGGTGCTTTCTTTAAAAACAAAGAGCTCGTGGTCATTGGCGGTGGAGACTCTGCGGTAGAAGAGGGTGTATACCTCACACGCTTTGCGTCAAAAGTAACGATCGTTCATAGACGCGATAAACTTCGTGCACAAAGCATTTTACAAGCGCGTGCTTTTGATAATGAAAAAATCGACTTCATGTGGAACAAAACCGTTAAACAAATTAATGAAGAAAACGGTAAAGTCGGCAGTGTGACCTTGATTGATACGGTGACTGGTGAAGAAGAAGACTTTAAAACAGACGGCGTCTTTATCTATATCGGGATGCTCCCACTATCTAAACCATTTGAAAATCTCGGCATTACAAATGAAGAAGGATATATCGAGACAAACGAAAGAATGGAAACAAGAGTGGAAGGCATTTTCGCCGCTGGTGACATTCGTGAAAAAACACTCCGTCAAATTGTGACAGCAACAGGTGATGGAAGTATTGCCGCACAAAGCGCACAGCATTATGTAGAAGAGCTTGCTGAAAAGCTGAAAGCAGCGAAATAA
- a CDS encoding 8-oxo-dGTP diphosphatase, translated as MQRVTNCVLHHEDQVLLLQKPRRGWWVAPGGKMESGESVKDSVVREYREETGIYILNPQLKGVFTFIIKEGDQIVQEWMMFTFMADSFTGKNVTESEEGILKWHEVKDVPHLPMAPGDSHILDFMLKGKGLLHGTFTYTPDFELIAYRLDPQGD; from the coding sequence ATGCAACGAGTAACCAATTGTGTGCTGCATCACGAAGATCAAGTTCTCTTGCTGCAAAAGCCAAGACGGGGCTGGTGGGTAGCGCCGGGCGGCAAAATGGAAAGCGGAGAATCGGTCAAGGATTCAGTCGTTCGAGAGTATAGAGAAGAAACAGGAATTTATATTTTAAATCCACAGTTAAAAGGTGTTTTTACCTTTATCATAAAAGAAGGCGATCAAATCGTTCAAGAGTGGATGATGTTCACCTTTATGGCAGATTCATTTACTGGAAAAAACGTGACAGAGTCAGAGGAAGGCATTTTAAAGTGGCATGAAGTAAAGGATGTGCCTCATTTACCGATGGCACCAGGAGATTCTCATATTCTTGATTTCATGCTAAAGGGAAAAGGACTTCTGCACGGTACTTTTACGTATACACCTGATTTTGAATTGATTGCTTATCGGTTAGATCCTCAAGGAGACTAA
- the rapZ gene encoding RNase adapter RapZ, producing the protein MNTNKQEDIQLVIITGMSGAGKTVAIQSFEDLGYFCVDNLPPSLLPKFLELMKESNSKMSKVALVMDLRGREFFDSLIAALDEMSDLGWITPRILFLDSNDKVLVSRYKETRRSHPLATTGLPLEGIAMERDLLEELKGRAQMIFDTSDLKPKQLREKIVAHFATNQGQVFTVNVMSFGFKYGLPIDADLVFDVRFLPNPYYIESMRPQTGNDEEVRSYVMKWSETQKFTEKLIDLLSFMLPSYKREGKSQLVIAIGCTGGQHRSVTLANYLSEYFKNDYYTHVTHRDIEKRSRK; encoded by the coding sequence ATGAATACGAACAAACAAGAAGATATTCAGCTTGTGATTATTACAGGAATGTCAGGTGCGGGGAAAACCGTTGCCATTCAAAGCTTTGAAGACTTAGGTTACTTCTGTGTAGATAACTTGCCGCCATCACTTTTACCGAAGTTCCTAGAGCTCATGAAGGAATCGAATTCTAAGATGAGCAAGGTCGCCCTTGTGATGGATTTACGCGGACGAGAATTCTTTGACAGCTTAATTGCAGCTTTAGATGAAATGAGTGATCTTGGCTGGATCACACCAAGAATATTATTTCTAGATTCAAACGATAAGGTGCTTGTCTCAAGATACAAAGAAACGAGACGTTCGCATCCCCTTGCGACAACAGGTTTGCCCCTCGAAGGAATCGCAATGGAACGCGACCTGTTAGAAGAGTTAAAAGGCCGGGCTCAAATGATTTTTGATACATCGGATTTAAAACCAAAACAGCTTCGAGAAAAAATTGTCGCGCACTTTGCCACGAACCAAGGGCAGGTGTTTACAGTGAATGTGATGTCCTTCGGTTTTAAATACGGTCTGCCGATTGATGCTGATCTTGTATTTGATGTGAGATTTCTGCCGAATCCTTACTATATTGAGAGCATGCGTCCACAGACTGGAAACGATGAAGAAGTGCGCTCCTATGTAATGAAATGGAGCGAGACACAAAAATTCACAGAGAAATTAATTGACCTTCTCAGCTTTATGCTTCCGTCCTATAAACGAGAAGGAAAAAGCCAGCTTGTGATCGCTATTGGCTGTACAGGCGGACAGCACCGATCAGTGACGCTAGCTAACTACTTATCGGAGTATTTTAAAAATGACTACTACACTCATGTCACTCACCGGGACATTGAAAAGAGAAGCAGAAAATAG
- a CDS encoding NlpC/P60 family protein, which yields MKKFITFGLASVIGASGLFIPFTHEANAQNFEQKKQELDSKQSEVNKNLQKKKDELSKLEAKQEALALKLKEIDEKALKTSDQIEEKQKENEQTKKEIKALKQEIADTEKRIEDRNKFLKKRVRALQESGGSTKYIDVLLGAKSFSDFISRAGAVSTLINADSEIIKEQEKDKAELQKSENELNTKLEDVQKTLAKLETLQTDLNKQLDEKDKLFKQVKKQKGSASSEISELNSEANSIASEKDATIAAQKQAEKEAREAAQKAKEEKAQRQQQRQASVQAEDNSSTNDSSPSSNNSNSGSSNNNNNSSSPSKKPSSGGGSPVSSNVGGIEGAISTGSTIVGQSPYKWGGGRSQADIDARRFDCSSFVRWAFASAGINLGPVGGTTTDTLVGKGRAVSASDMKRGDLVFFDTYKVNGHVGIYLGNGTFLNDNSSRGVSVDSMSNVYWKKAFNGVVRRVVE from the coding sequence GTGAAAAAGTTTATTACTTTCGGTTTAGCTTCGGTCATCGGAGCGAGCGGTTTATTTATCCCATTTACTCATGAAGCAAACGCACAGAACTTTGAACAAAAGAAACAAGAGCTGGACAGCAAGCAATCTGAGGTCAACAAAAACCTTCAAAAGAAAAAAGATGAGCTTTCAAAGCTTGAAGCAAAACAAGAGGCACTTGCACTAAAGCTAAAAGAAATTGACGAGAAAGCTTTAAAAACAAGTGATCAAATCGAAGAAAAACAAAAAGAAAATGAACAAACGAAAAAAGAAATCAAAGCACTGAAACAAGAAATTGCTGATACTGAAAAACGTATTGAAGATAGAAACAAATTCTTGAAAAAGCGTGTACGTGCGCTTCAAGAAAGCGGCGGTTCTACGAAATACATAGATGTATTACTAGGAGCGAAAAGCTTTAGCGATTTCATCAGCCGTGCAGGTGCAGTATCTACACTCATCAACGCAGACAGCGAAATCATTAAAGAGCAAGAAAAAGACAAAGCTGAGCTTCAAAAGTCTGAAAACGAATTAAACACAAAGCTTGAAGATGTTCAAAAGACACTTGCAAAGCTTGAAACGCTTCAAACAGACTTGAATAAACAGCTTGATGAAAAAGACAAGCTATTCAAGCAAGTGAAAAAGCAAAAGGGAAGTGCATCTTCTGAAATCAGCGAGTTAAACAGTGAGGCTAACAGCATTGCATCTGAAAAAGACGCAACAATCGCTGCTCAAAAACAAGCTGAAAAAGAAGCGAGAGAAGCAGCTCAAAAAGCAAAAGAAGAAAAAGCACAAAGACAACAGCAGCGTCAAGCGAGTGTTCAAGCGGAAGACAACAGCTCAACTAACGACAGCAGCCCGTCTTCAAATAACAGTAACAGTGGATCTTCAAATAATAATAACAACAGCAGTTCACCAAGCAAGAAGCCATCTTCTGGCGGTGGATCACCTGTCAGCAGTAACGTAGGCGGAATCGAAGGTGCAATCAGCACAGGTTCTACCATCGTTGGACAATCTCCGTATAAATGGGGCGGCGGCAGATCACAAGCCGATATTGATGCACGTCGTTTTGACTGTTCTTCATTCGTTCGCTGGGCATTCGCATCAGCAGGCATCAACCTTGGACCAGTTGGCGGTACAACAACAGATACGCTTGTAGGTAAAGGAAGAGCTGTAAGTGCATCTGACATGAAACGCGGAGACCTTGTGTTCTTTGATACGTATAAAGTAAATGGACACGTTGGTATTTACTTAGGAAACGGTACATTCTTGAACGATAACAGCTCTCGCGGTGTTTCAGTTGACTCTATGAGCAATGTTTACTGGAAAAAAGCATTCAATGGCGTTGTGAGAAGAGTCGTTGAATAA